The Astyanax mexicanus isolate ESR-SI-001 chromosome 7, AstMex3_surface, whole genome shotgun sequence genome has a window encoding:
- the chst3a gene encoding carbohydrate sulfotransferase 3a gives MRNKYAILIICIVALVIIEKENNIISRVSDKLTLRQTGQTPEPPPFYNGTSAPVVVEYDAEGDDNATQFLEAGDGSQKHILLLAATRTGSSFVGEFFNQLGSNMFYLFEPLWHVERMLSQDMDIPNATVSSLAYRDVLLSLFLCDFSLLERFISPTPQEHVTPALFRRESSMALCEEQVCSPVVKHLFERYRCKTRRCGPLNLTLASEACLGKEFRAIKTVRVRQLETLRLLVEDPRLDIKVIQLVRDPRAILASRMVAFSNKYQTWKSWAVNGEVPIEDEEVKRLQGNCQQIRLSAELGLSRPDWLENRYMLVRYEDIARYPMQKAAEMYRFTGIPFTSQAREWILKNTHASEVASGVYSTQKNSSEQVEKWRFSIPFKLAQVVQDVCGPTMELFGYKFVDSEQTLFNKSISLLEEKLFNL, from the exons ATGAGGAATAAATATGCCATCCTTATCATCTGCATTGTGGCACTCGTCATCATTGAAAAGGAAAATAATATCATATCAAG GGTCTCTGACAAACTCACACTCCGACAGACAGGGCAGACTCCGGAGCCTCCACCCTTCTACAATGGCACCAGTGCACCTGTGGTCGTGGAGTACGATGCTGAAGGCGATGACAACGCCACCCAGTTTCTAGAGGCTGGTGACGGCAGTCAGAAGCACATCCTCTTGTTGGCTGCCACACGCACTGGATCCTCCTTCGTGGGCGAGTTCTTTAACCAGTTGGGATCTAACATGTTCTACCTCTTCGAACCGCTGTGGCATGTTGAGAGGATGCTTTCGCAGGACATGGACATCCCCAATGCCACGGTTTCCTCCTTGGCCTACAGAGACGTGCTGCTGAGCCTGTTCTTGTGTGACTTCTCTTTGCTGGAGCGCTTCATCAGCCCAACCCCTCAGGAACACGTGACCCCTGCACTGTTCCGCAGAGAGTCCAGCATGGCTCTGTGTGAGGAGCAAGTTTGCTCACCAgtagtaaaacatttatttgagaGATATCGCTGCAAGACACGGCGTTGCGGACCCCTCAACCTGACCTTAGCATCAGAGGCCTGTCTGGGAAAGGAATTCAGAGCTATCAAAACGGTAAGGGTGCGGCAGCTGGAGACACTGCGCTTGCTAGTGGAGGACCCCAGATTAGATATCAAAGTCATACAGTTGGTGAGAGACCCCCGTGCCATTTTGGCCTCGAGAATGGTGGCCTTCTCCAATAAGTATCAAACCTGGAAGAGCTGGGCAGTGAACGGAGAGGTGCCCATAGAAGATGAAGAGGTAAAACGGCTGCAAGGGAACTGCCAACAAATCCGCTTGTCTGCCGAGCTGGGCCTGAGCCGGCCAGACTGGTTGGAGAACCGCTACATGCTAGTGCGCTATGAGGACATTGCCAGGTACCCCATGCAGAAAGCAGCTGAAATGTACAGGTTTACTGGGATTCCCTTCACATCACAGGCGAGGGAGTGGATTCTTAAGAACACCCACGCTTCAGAGGTTGCCAGTGGGGTGTACTCTACACAGAAAAACTCATCTGAACAGGTGGAAAAGTGGCGCTTCAGTATACCCTTCAAATTAGCACAAGTTGTGCAAGATGTTTGTGGACCGACCATGGAACTGTTTGGGTATAAGTTTGTTGACAGTGAACAGACACTGTTTAATAAGTCTATTAGCTTGCTTGaagaaaaactatttaatttatga